The following nucleotide sequence is from Melioribacteraceae bacterium.
TGAATATCCAAATTACTTCCCGCAAATTCACAGCAAAGGATTCGTTGAATGACTTCATAAAAGATGAAGTCCAAAAATTGTCAAGATTCAATTCTGATATAATGGATGCAAATGTAGTTCTAAGTTTTCTCCACAATAATAACAGTATTAAATCCGCGGAAATTACTCTCCATGTTCCCGGTAAAGTTTTCAAAGCAGAAGATACAACAGAAGATTTTAGAAAATCTATAAGCGGTGCAGCTTCAAAAATAGAACGCCAATTGAGAAAATTAAAAACAAAAAGATTAGCAAAAACCAGATGATCACCATCAACAAAAAAAATATATCACGTAAAGAAAATATTACGGTAGAGTTTTTTTGTAAACATGTAGAAAAGCAATTTAAACTAAAGTTGTTAGGTGATCGTGTTGGAATGGAACGTTTAATAACCGATCAAAATTTACACAGACCCGGCTTGGCTTTAGCCGGGTTTGTTGATTTATTTTCATTCAATCGTGTTCAAATATTTGGAAATACTGAGGTAAGATATCTTAAACAACTTGATTCTGATCAGAGGAAATTTAGTTTAGAGAGAATCTTCCAATTTGAAATACCTTGTCTAATTTTTACAAACGGAAATAAACCTCCCGAAGAAGTTATAGAACTTGCAAATAAACATAAGATTGCAGTTTTCGGTTCAAGTTATTCAACTACTAAATTAGTTTATCTAATAAGTGATTTTTTAGATGACCAATTTTCTGAAAGGATATCAATCCACGGTTCTTTTGTTGATGTGTACGGAGTTGGTATGCTATTCGTTGGGAAATCCGGAATAGGGAAGAGTGAAGTTGCTCTTGATCTAGTTGAGCGTGGTCACAGATTGGTCGCAGATGATGTTGTAATCTTCACAAAGAAAGGTGAAGGTATCTTGATGGGAGCTGGCACTGATTTGATTAAGCACTTTATGGAATTGCGCGGTGTTGGAATTGTAGATGTGCGAAGCATGTTTGGTATTCGAGCAATAAGATTTCAGAAACGTCTTGAACTCGTGATTGAAATGGAAGTCTGGGATGAAAAAGGACATTACACCAGAACCGGTTTAGATGATAGTGTTATAAATATATCTGAAGTAGAAATTCCTTATATAAAACTTCCGATTGTTCCCGGTAAAAATTTAACTGTGATTGCTGAAGTGATTGCGTTGAATTATTTACTAAAACATTACGGATATGACGCAGCCAAAGAATTACAAAAGAATTTAACTGACGAAATAACTAAGAAAAAAAGAGAAAGTAACAGAGTAGTTGACTATTTTGAGCATGATTTTGAATAAAAATAACAATATTATTCGCTTGACTTGCTTATACACTTTTGTTAACTTCGCACCAAAATTATGAAGCATTTTTACTATTTCTCAAAAAACAAGCTGAAATTTGTCGAAATAAAGAATTTTTACAAGAAATTTCTATTTCTTGTAATGTTTTTTTCGATAGTTTCTTCATTTCTAGTCTTTAGCGGATATTTCATCGTAAATGAGATATTGAATCCGGATTTAGAAGTAAAAGCACTTCAAAAGAAAAATCGTAATCTTCAAACACAATTAAACGAGTTGATAAATAAGTATCAAAATTTTGATACACAATTAGAAGGTTTGATTGCGCAAAGTAACGATTTACGTTTGAGAGTTAACCTAGAACCACTTGCCGATGAAGATAGAAAGTTTGGAATTGGCGGTAGTGTATTTGAAGAATACATCCCAAGCAATTCCATCGAATTTGATAATTTACTCCGTGGATTGAATTCCTACGTTGATGAGATCAATACTAAACTTCAATTGGAAAAAAATAATTATTCCGAAATTGAAACCACTTTAGAACTCAATGAAAAATTATTTGAATCAATACCAGCTATAATTCCAACCACAGGTAGAGTTAGTGATAGTTATGGAATGCGGATGCACCCGATTCTAAAAATTAGAAGAATGCATCCTGGTCTGGATATAGTGGCAAACATCGGAACACCTGTTTATGCTCCTGGTGGTGGTGTTGTAACATTTAGCGGTAGAAGGGGCGGATATGGTCTTACCCTGGAAATAGATCATGGATTTGGTTACCAAACTGTGTATGCCCATTTATCAAGTATAAATGTTAAGAAGGGGCAAAAATTAAAACGTGGTGATCTGATCGCTGAAACCGGTAATTCCGGAAAGTTATCAACCGGTCCTCACTTACATTATGAAGTACGACATAATGGAATAGCTTTGAATCCGTCAAATTTCATGTATGATGACGTAGATCTATTCGAAGTTGTTTCCAACTAAATTAAACAACTATTATTAAATATAACCCTTTTATTAGAGGAGTAATACTCATATGATATGGACGGTTGAATTAGCCTCTTATTTAGATGACGCACCTTGGCCTGCTACAAAAGAAGAGCTAATTGACTACGCTGAGCGAATTGGCGCTCCTTTAGAAGTTGTTGAAAATCTGAATGAATTAGAAGATAACGAAGAACCCTATGAATCAATTGAAGATATTTGGCCTGACTATCCCAGTGATGAGGACTTCTTTTATTCGGATGATG
It contains:
- the raiA gene encoding ribosome-associated translation inhibitor RaiA, which encodes MNIQITSRKFTAKDSLNDFIKDEVQKLSRFNSDIMDANVVLSFLHNNNSIKSAEITLHVPGKVFKAEDTTEDFRKSISGAASKIERQLRKLKTKRLAKTR
- a CDS encoding M23 family metallopeptidase, which produces MFFSIVSSFLVFSGYFIVNEILNPDLEVKALQKKNRNLQTQLNELINKYQNFDTQLEGLIAQSNDLRLRVNLEPLADEDRKFGIGGSVFEEYIPSNSIEFDNLLRGLNSYVDEINTKLQLEKNNYSEIETTLELNEKLFESIPAIIPTTGRVSDSYGMRMHPILKIRRMHPGLDIVANIGTPVYAPGGGVVTFSGRRGGYGLTLEIDHGFGYQTVYAHLSSINVKKGQKLKRGDLIAETGNSGKLSTGPHLHYEVRHNGIALNPSNFMYDDVDLFEVVSN
- the hprK gene encoding HPr(Ser) kinase/phosphatase, encoding MITINKKNISRKENITVEFFCKHVEKQFKLKLLGDRVGMERLITDQNLHRPGLALAGFVDLFSFNRVQIFGNTEVRYLKQLDSDQRKFSLERIFQFEIPCLIFTNGNKPPEEVIELANKHKIAVFGSSYSTTKLVYLISDFLDDQFSERISIHGSFVDVYGVGMLFVGKSGIGKSEVALDLVERGHRLVADDVVIFTKKGEGILMGAGTDLIKHFMELRGVGIVDVRSMFGIRAIRFQKRLELVIEMEVWDEKGHYTRTGLDDSVINISEVEIPYIKLPIVPGKNLTVIAEVIALNYLLKHYGYDAAKELQKNLTDEITKKKRESNRVVDYFEHDFE
- a CDS encoding DUF2795 domain-containing protein — encoded protein: MIWTVELASYLDDAPWPATKEELIDYAERIGAPLEVVENLNELEDNEEPYESIEDIWPDYPSDEDFFYSDDDDFN